The Microbacterium paraoxydans genome includes a window with the following:
- a CDS encoding SDR family oxidoreductase, whose amino-acid sequence MTDAPDATPDLGPGIDPDDLATTLRVLAELHTIDNEHPDFVAVRHATAAMFKAVKRVRRKEIRDAIAEADKAVVARTATGAPDRIDDETRGHDLASRVIDAPIAGELLKPRNCYICKQPYTLVDAFYHQLCPDCARFSHGKRTARTDLTGKRALLTGGRAKIGMHIALRLLRDGAHTTITTRFPRDAVRRFSALPDAGDWLHRLRVVGIDLRDPAQVIGLADSVAAQGPLDILINNAAQTVRRSPGAYSLLADAELQPLPDGPLPEMETFGHTVDPHPQALQASVDAHPLLSVAALGGTVAEQGGQALTAEDLARLAMAPGSSSLEKHADGTAIDAGGLVPDVNRVNTWVQSVDQVDPLEMLEVQLANTTAPFLLISRLRASMAASSSRRKYVVNVSAMEGQFSRRYKGPGHPHTNMAKAALNMLTRTSAGEMLEKDGILMTAVDTGWITDERPHYTKVRLAEEGFHAPLDLVDGAARVYDPIVRGEAGEDIHGVFLKDYEPSPW is encoded by the coding sequence ATGACCGACGCGCCCGACGCCACCCCCGACCTGGGCCCCGGCATCGACCCCGACGACCTCGCCACGACGCTGCGCGTCCTCGCCGAGCTGCACACCATCGACAACGAGCACCCCGACTTCGTGGCCGTGCGCCACGCGACCGCGGCCATGTTCAAGGCGGTCAAGCGCGTGCGGCGCAAGGAGATCCGGGATGCGATCGCCGAGGCGGACAAGGCCGTCGTCGCCCGCACCGCCACCGGCGCCCCCGACCGCATCGACGACGAGACGCGCGGGCACGACCTCGCGTCCCGTGTGATCGACGCCCCCATCGCCGGCGAGCTCCTCAAGCCGCGCAACTGCTACATCTGCAAGCAGCCGTACACGCTCGTCGACGCGTTCTACCACCAGCTCTGCCCGGACTGCGCCCGCTTCAGCCACGGCAAGCGCACCGCCCGCACCGACCTCACCGGAAAGCGCGCGCTGCTCACCGGCGGCCGCGCGAAGATCGGCATGCACATCGCGCTGCGCCTCCTCCGCGACGGTGCGCACACCACGATCACCACCCGGTTCCCGCGTGACGCCGTGCGGCGGTTCTCGGCTCTCCCGGACGCGGGCGACTGGCTGCACCGGCTGCGCGTGGTCGGCATCGACCTCCGCGACCCCGCCCAGGTGATCGGGCTCGCCGACTCGGTCGCCGCGCAGGGCCCGCTCGACATCCTCATCAACAACGCCGCCCAGACGGTCCGCCGCTCACCGGGGGCGTACTCACTGCTCGCCGACGCGGAGCTCCAGCCGCTGCCGGACGGCCCGCTGCCGGAGATGGAGACCTTCGGGCACACCGTCGACCCGCACCCGCAGGCGCTGCAGGCCTCGGTCGACGCGCATCCGCTGCTGTCGGTCGCGGCGCTCGGCGGCACGGTCGCGGAGCAGGGGGGACAGGCGCTCACGGCCGAAGACCTCGCGCGGCTCGCGATGGCCCCCGGCTCCTCCTCGCTCGAGAAGCACGCGGACGGCACGGCGATCGATGCGGGCGGCCTCGTGCCGGACGTGAACCGCGTCAACACCTGGGTGCAGTCCGTGGATCAGGTCGATCCGCTGGAGATGCTCGAGGTGCAGCTCGCCAACACGACCGCTCCGTTCCTGCTCATCAGCCGGCTGCGGGCGTCGATGGCCGCGTCGTCGTCGCGCCGGAAGTACGTCGTGAACGTCTCCGCCATGGAGGGACAGTTCTCTCGCCGTTACAAGGGCCCGGGCCACCCGCACACCAACATGGCGAAGGCCGCGCTGAACATGCTGACCCGCACGAGCGCGGGGGAGATGTTGGAGAAGGACGGCATCCTCATGACCGCCGTCGACACCGGCTGGATCACCGACGAGCGCCCGCACTACACGAAGGTGCGCCTCGCGGAGGAGGGCTTCCACGCCCCGCTCGACCTGGTCGACGGCGCCGCCCGGGTGTACGACCCCATCGTGCGCGGCGAGGCCGGCGAGGACATCCACGGCGTCTTCCTCAAGGACTACGAGCCCAGCCCCTGGTGA
- a CDS encoding sensor histidine kinase, protein MPRRRGLSVRLKLTLSYAGIVVVSGLLLLGAVALYLLRYVPDVQIPVVEFFVPNRSDLIRAFVPVAAMVMVALLAIGLGGGWLLAGRMLAPLDRIGDAARLAAQGSLSHRIRMEGPSDEFRDLADVFDTMLEQLEAHVAEQQRFAANASHELRTPLAISQTLLDVARTDPDRDVDALIDRLHEVNTRAIDLTEALLLLSRADQRTFPRTLVDLSLLAEESVEALLPLADRRGVEVEVSGVPATVLGSSALLPQLVMNLVANAIVHNRSDGGGSVAVRTHSLPHAVALVVENTGAELHASQVATLVEPFQRGTERTRGPEHAGVGLGLAIVQRITQTHGGTLVLTPRTGGGLIVTVWFPHPYPG, encoded by the coding sequence ATGCCTAGGCGGCGCGGCCTCAGCGTCCGCCTCAAGCTGACCCTGAGCTACGCGGGCATCGTCGTCGTCTCCGGCCTCCTGCTGCTCGGGGCCGTGGCGCTCTATCTCCTGCGCTACGTGCCGGATGTGCAGATCCCCGTCGTCGAGTTCTTCGTCCCCAACCGCTCGGATCTGATCCGGGCGTTCGTACCCGTCGCCGCGATGGTGATGGTCGCCCTGCTCGCGATCGGTCTCGGCGGCGGCTGGCTGCTCGCCGGACGGATGCTGGCGCCTCTCGACCGCATCGGCGACGCCGCACGGCTCGCGGCGCAGGGCTCCCTGTCGCACCGGATCCGCATGGAGGGCCCGAGCGACGAGTTCCGCGACCTCGCCGACGTCTTCGACACGATGCTCGAGCAGCTCGAGGCGCACGTCGCCGAGCAGCAGCGCTTCGCCGCGAACGCCTCGCACGAGCTGCGGACCCCCTTGGCCATCTCGCAGACCCTCCTCGACGTGGCCCGCACCGATCCCGACCGCGACGTCGACGCCCTGATCGACCGGCTCCACGAGGTGAACACGCGCGCGATCGACCTCACCGAGGCGCTGCTGCTGCTGAGCAGAGCGGATCAGCGCACCTTCCCGCGGACGCTCGTCGACCTGTCGCTCCTGGCAGAGGAATCCGTCGAGGCCCTCCTGCCGCTCGCCGACCGCCGCGGGGTCGAGGTGGAGGTGTCCGGCGTGCCGGCGACCGTGCTCGGCTCCTCCGCCCTGCTGCCGCAGCTCGTCATGAACCTCGTCGCCAACGCGATCGTCCACAACCGCAGCGACGGCGGGGGTTCCGTCGCGGTGCGCACGCATTCCCTGCCGCATGCGGTGGCCCTCGTCGTGGAGAACACCGGTGCGGAGCTGCACGCCTCCCAGGTCGCGACGCTCGTCGAGCCCTTCCAGCGCGGCACCGAGCGCACGCGCGGGCCGGAGCACGCCGGGGTGGGCCTCGGCCTCGCGATCGTGCAGCGCATCACGCAGACCCACGGCGGCACCCTCGTGCTGACGCCCCGCACCGGCGGAGGCCTCATCGTGACGGTCTGGTTCCCGCACCCCTACCCCGGCTGA
- a CDS encoding ribonuclease H family protein: MTITAAADGSALGNPGPNGWAWYIDDANWAAGGSPHGTNNQGELRAVLELLRATAGTDEKLLIECDSRYVIDSVTKWMPGWKRRGWRKSDGGPVLNRDLLEGIDEAMRGRDVEFSWVKGHAGHPLNEAADERANAAAKAYQQKQEPRRGPGFTRATDAGAAVAASAPVAAAAAEAPASASTTASSRTSTPVAEAEFAVPLWAETSDLLDGLDLAQDDPIVIQLPLSPDEHARLRDRAEAQGITLEEALRRLI; the protein is encoded by the coding sequence ATGACCATCACCGCCGCCGCAGACGGCTCCGCCCTGGGCAACCCCGGCCCGAACGGCTGGGCCTGGTACATCGACGACGCGAACTGGGCGGCCGGCGGCTCCCCGCACGGCACGAACAACCAGGGCGAGCTCCGCGCCGTCCTCGAGCTGCTCCGGGCGACGGCCGGCACCGACGAGAAGCTCCTGATCGAGTGCGACAGCCGCTACGTGATCGACTCCGTGACGAAGTGGATGCCCGGCTGGAAGCGCCGCGGGTGGCGGAAGTCCGACGGCGGGCCCGTGCTGAACCGCGACCTCCTCGAGGGGATCGACGAAGCCATGCGCGGTCGGGACGTCGAGTTCTCCTGGGTCAAAGGCCACGCCGGACACCCGCTGAACGAAGCCGCCGACGAGCGCGCGAACGCCGCCGCCAAGGCCTATCAGCAGAAGCAGGAGCCGCGTCGAGGCCCCGGGTTCACCCGCGCGACCGATGCCGGAGCCGCCGTCGCCGCCTCCGCCCCGGTCGCCGCTGCCGCCGCCGAAGCCCCGGCATCCGCCTCGACGACAGCCTCCTCCCGCACCTCGACCCCCGTCGCGGAGGCGGAGTTCGCCGTGCCGCTGTGGGCCGAGACCTCGGACCTCCTCGACGGACTCGACCTCGCGCAGGACGACCCCATCGTGATCCAGCTGCCGCTGTCGCCCGACGAGCACGCGCGTCTCCGGGACCGCGCCGAAGCGCAGGGCATCACCCTCGAAGAAGCGCTCCGCCGCCTGATCTGA
- a CDS encoding protealysin inhibitor emfourin translates to MTEDPTPPDAPVVIAVVRSGGLAGIRRQWRVEAEPPDAEEWIGLIDSCPWDDDVDTEPGADRFVWSIRARTPSERRERELPDSAVDGPWRTLVDAVREAARSE, encoded by the coding sequence ATGACCGAGGACCCGACGCCGCCTGACGCCCCTGTCGTCATCGCCGTCGTGCGCTCGGGAGGTCTCGCCGGCATCCGTCGCCAGTGGCGGGTGGAGGCCGAGCCGCCGGACGCCGAGGAATGGATCGGCCTCATCGACAGCTGCCCCTGGGACGACGACGTCGACACGGAGCCCGGGGCCGACCGGTTCGTCTGGAGCATCCGCGCCCGCACCCCGTCCGAGCGTCGGGAGCGGGAGCTGCCCGACTCCGCCGTGGACGGTCCGTGGCGCACCCTCGTCGACGCCGTGCGGGAGGCCGCGCGCTCGGAGTGA
- a CDS encoding M4 family metallopeptidase: protein MSSAESFPHPGVVPSYLLARLAESGRFPKAAAAARQTLTAGRPPFRARIDLSIDENGDLVAQLSDAPNRTISDAGNTQQLPGAVVRTEDDEPVADTAVNEAFDGLGATFEMLLSAFGRNSLDDAGAPLDATVHYGVDYDNAFWDGERMVFGDGDGEVFQHFTGSLTVIGHELAHGVVQHTANLEYQGQPGALNESVADVFGALTEQYALGQSADQASWLIGAEIFTDAVEGSALRSMIAPGTAYDDDELGKDPQPDHMSGFVRTTEDNGGVHINSGIPNRAFALFALDLGGNAWERAGTVWYRALTGGLASTATFTEFADATVAAAASVDEEAVAAARRAWTTVGVYEDDRGPDAA from the coding sequence ATGAGCAGCGCAGAATCCTTCCCGCACCCCGGCGTCGTCCCCTCCTACCTGCTCGCCCGACTGGCGGAGTCGGGTCGGTTCCCGAAGGCCGCCGCCGCCGCCCGGCAGACGCTCACCGCGGGGCGCCCGCCGTTCCGCGCCCGCATCGACCTCTCCATCGACGAGAACGGCGACCTCGTCGCGCAGCTCTCGGATGCGCCGAACCGCACGATCAGCGACGCCGGCAACACCCAGCAGCTCCCGGGGGCCGTGGTCCGCACGGAAGACGATGAGCCCGTCGCCGACACCGCCGTCAACGAGGCGTTCGACGGCCTGGGCGCGACATTCGAGATGCTGCTCTCCGCGTTCGGCCGCAACTCGCTCGACGACGCCGGCGCTCCTCTCGACGCGACCGTCCACTACGGCGTCGACTACGACAACGCGTTCTGGGACGGCGAGCGCATGGTGTTCGGCGACGGCGACGGCGAGGTGTTCCAGCACTTCACCGGCTCGCTCACCGTGATCGGGCATGAGCTCGCCCACGGTGTCGTGCAGCACACGGCGAACCTGGAGTATCAGGGCCAGCCGGGCGCACTGAACGAGTCCGTGGCCGACGTGTTCGGCGCCCTCACCGAGCAGTACGCCCTGGGGCAGTCCGCCGACCAGGCGAGCTGGCTCATCGGGGCGGAGATCTTCACGGATGCGGTGGAGGGCTCAGCCCTGCGCTCCATGATCGCGCCGGGCACGGCCTACGACGACGATGAACTCGGGAAAGACCCGCAGCCGGACCACATGAGCGGATTCGTGCGCACCACCGAGGACAACGGGGGCGTGCACATCAACTCCGGCATCCCGAACCGCGCCTTCGCCCTCTTCGCCCTCGACCTCGGCGGCAACGCCTGGGAGCGCGCCGGCACGGTCTGGTACCGGGCACTCACCGGCGGACTGGCGAGCACCGCGACCTTCACCGAGTTCGCCGATGCCACGGTCGCCGCCGCAGCCTCCGTCGATGAGGAGGCGGTCGCCGCCGCTCGACGCGCGTGGACGACCGTGGGAGTCTATGAGGATGACCGAGGACCCGACGCCGCCTGA
- a CDS encoding Pr6Pr family membrane protein yields the protein MSRRTVFGLLRLTAAAVCLVALIHRLAWGLASNTIASQNFFAYLTNQSNIAFVVLLTVAGVLALRRARDPRWLTVALALVLTWTITAGLVFAILVWQAGVRGIRIDVPWSDQVLHFWLPAVTVAAWALAPGHRAVPWRVIPVTLAYPVLWGVATLIRGPLIGWYPYYFLDPRQVSGPVEFTVSCAIALAVFAAVATALVLISRLPDPWDRAPAEPPPEDRAPAEAAREPVQA from the coding sequence GTGAGCAGGCGCACCGTCTTCGGCCTGCTCCGGCTCACCGCCGCCGCCGTCTGCCTCGTCGCGCTGATCCACCGCCTCGCGTGGGGACTCGCGTCGAACACCATCGCGAGCCAGAACTTCTTCGCGTACCTGACGAACCAGTCGAACATCGCCTTCGTCGTCCTCCTCACCGTCGCCGGAGTCCTCGCGCTGAGGAGAGCCCGCGACCCGCGGTGGCTCACGGTGGCGCTCGCCCTCGTGCTCACCTGGACGATCACGGCGGGACTCGTGTTCGCGATCCTCGTCTGGCAGGCCGGAGTCCGGGGGATCCGCATCGACGTGCCGTGGTCGGATCAGGTGCTGCACTTCTGGCTGCCCGCGGTGACCGTCGCGGCCTGGGCCCTGGCCCCGGGGCATCGGGCGGTGCCGTGGCGCGTGATCCCGGTGACCCTCGCCTACCCGGTGCTGTGGGGCGTCGCGACGCTCATCCGCGGACCGTTGATCGGCTGGTACCCGTACTACTTCCTCGACCCGCGGCAGGTGAGCGGTCCCGTCGAGTTCACCGTCTCCTGCGCGATCGCGCTGGCCGTGTTCGCCGCCGTGGCGACCGCGCTCGTGCTCATCAGCCGCCTGCCGGACCCGTGGGACCGCGCTCCTGCCGAGCCTCCTCCCGAGGACCGCGCCCCGGCCGAGGCCGCGCGCGAGCCGGTTCAGGCGTAG
- a CDS encoding DoxX family protein encodes MSTPRTIGRIFLGASLVFAGVSHLTFAREEFQAQVPESLPLDPDTTVLASGVAEVALGSALLFARRRRRTVGTVAALFFAAVFPGNVAQWMHHRDGFGLDTDMKRFVRLFFQPALIALALWSTRAPRR; translated from the coding sequence ATGTCGACTCCCCGCACCATCGGCCGGATCTTCCTCGGCGCCTCGCTCGTGTTCGCCGGCGTCTCCCACCTCACGTTCGCCCGCGAGGAATTCCAGGCTCAGGTGCCGGAATCGCTGCCGCTCGATCCCGACACCACGGTGCTCGCGTCCGGCGTCGCCGAGGTCGCGCTCGGCTCCGCTCTCCTCTTCGCCCGACGCCGCCGTCGCACGGTCGGCACCGTCGCCGCGCTCTTCTTCGCCGCGGTCTTCCCGGGCAACGTGGCGCAGTGGATGCATCATCGCGACGGCTTCGGCCTCGACACCGACATGAAGCGCTTCGTGCGTCTGTTCTTCCAGCCGGCGCTCATCGCGCTGGCCCTGTGGTCGACGCGCGCTCCGCGCCGCTGA
- a CDS encoding flavin monoamine oxidase family protein, translating into MRITRRTLLLGAGAGAVSVLLASCTPEPEPTPTPTRTREPEPPPGVPAPSGSVRSTWTTDPFARGAASFTPVGVLAATRAALAQPVDDRLFFAGEATDDEAPGTVRGALRSGRRAARELTVAAEDGERVAVIGAGIAGATAAAQLAEDGLQVTVFEARDRVGGRILSRADEEWPVPVQLGAWLFGEADAELLETIDEGDMDLVDLDGARWRSAEGDVDPVDPQPVEAAVTTAQSAPQDSSVADALVAAGIDPEDPATAALLALLAARTGADAVDLSSWFAPPLPDAALQGVGDDLTPFIESTLDGVKVGLSSPVTRLAWDDTGVSVRLGTGEALSFDRVLLTVPLGVLQEQAIEFDPPLPFDNRGAVSALGMGAIETVWLRWDEPFWDGDEAIWHAVGDDIAIPTWINLRPSTGENVLVGIVGGAAARDFAELGDAEAVEAALASLALYA; encoded by the coding sequence ATGAGGATCACGCGCCGTACCCTGCTCCTCGGCGCCGGAGCCGGTGCCGTCTCGGTGCTTCTCGCCTCCTGCACCCCGGAGCCGGAACCGACGCCGACCCCCACCCGCACGCGCGAACCGGAGCCGCCGCCCGGTGTCCCCGCCCCGAGCGGGAGCGTCCGCAGCACCTGGACCACCGACCCCTTCGCCCGGGGCGCCGCGAGCTTCACTCCCGTGGGGGTGCTCGCCGCGACCCGTGCGGCGCTCGCGCAGCCCGTCGACGACCGGCTCTTCTTCGCGGGCGAGGCGACCGACGACGAGGCGCCGGGTACCGTCCGGGGAGCCCTGCGGTCGGGCCGCCGCGCCGCGCGGGAACTCACCGTCGCCGCCGAGGACGGCGAGCGGGTGGCCGTGATCGGCGCCGGGATCGCCGGAGCGACCGCCGCTGCGCAGCTCGCGGAGGACGGCCTGCAGGTGACGGTGTTCGAAGCGCGCGACCGCGTCGGCGGCCGGATCCTCTCCCGCGCGGACGAGGAGTGGCCGGTTCCGGTGCAGCTCGGCGCGTGGCTGTTCGGCGAGGCGGACGCGGAGCTTCTCGAGACGATCGACGAGGGGGACATGGACCTCGTCGACCTTGACGGGGCGCGGTGGCGCTCGGCCGAGGGCGATGTCGACCCCGTGGATCCGCAGCCGGTGGAGGCCGCGGTGACCACGGCGCAGTCCGCCCCGCAGGACTCCTCGGTGGCGGACGCCCTGGTGGCAGCCGGCATCGACCCGGAGGATCCCGCGACCGCCGCGCTCCTCGCGCTCCTCGCCGCACGGACCGGCGCGGACGCCGTCGACCTGTCGAGCTGGTTCGCCCCGCCACTCCCGGACGCGGCGCTGCAGGGGGTCGGCGACGACCTGACCCCGTTCATCGAGAGCACCCTGGACGGGGTGAAAGTGGGGCTCAGCTCGCCGGTCACGCGCCTCGCGTGGGACGACACCGGGGTGAGTGTGCGCCTCGGCACCGGGGAGGCCCTCTCCTTCGACCGGGTGCTGCTGACGGTGCCGCTCGGGGTGCTGCAGGAGCAGGCCATCGAGTTCGATCCGCCGCTGCCGTTCGACAACCGCGGCGCCGTCTCCGCGCTCGGGATGGGCGCCATCGAGACGGTGTGGCTGCGATGGGACGAGCCGTTCTGGGACGGTGACGAGGCGATCTGGCACGCGGTCGGCGACGACATCGCGATCCCTACGTGGATCAACCTCCGCCCCTCGACCGGCGAGAACGTGCTCGTCGGGATCGTGGGCGGTGCGGCGGCCCGGGACTTCGCGGAGCTCGGGGACGCGGAGGCCGTCGAGGCGGCACTCGCTTCGCTGGCGCTCTACGCCTGA